The DNA sequence CACTTTCTCGGCTCGTGGCCGTCGGCCCGGCCCAACGGCACCCCGCCGCCCAGCCATCAACAGAGCGATCAGTGGCTCGAATCGATCAGGCAGGGTCTGGACCGATGAGCTCATTGCATCTCGTCCGGCACGGCGAGACCACCTCGAACGTGCTCCAACGACTCGACACCGCATTGCCGGGCGCGGGTCTCACCGACTTCGGCGCACGCCAGGCCGCCAGGTATGCACTCGAACGACCTGACGTAACGGACCCGGTGCTGTTCTCGTCGCGGGCCCGGCGAGCTCGTCAGACGGCCGACCTGATCGGTTCGGTGTGGGACGTGGAGAACCAGGTACTCGATGGCTTGCACGAGGTTCAGGTCGGCGACCTCGAGGACCAGACGTCAGAAGACGCGCACAAGGTGTTCTCCACCACGGTCCGCAGCTGGTTCGCCGGTGACCTCGGTGCTCGATTGCCCGGCGGAGAATCACTGAACGACGTCTACGAGCGGTTCCTGCCCGTCATCGAGGACATCGCCGACCGGTACCTGCAAGCCGACGGCTCCGGTCCCGACGTGCACCTGGTGAGTCACGGCGCAGCCATCCGGCTCGTCGCAGCCCGCCTGGTGAACATGCCGACCGAGTTCGCGCTCGCCCACCACCTGGGGAACACAGGATCCATCGAACTGACCCGGACCGAAGACGGATGGACGTGCCTGCGGTGGGGCAGTGAACTACCGCCGTTCCGGCGTGACGACGAACCTGAGCTCGCCCGCGACCCGATGGGCTAGTCGGGGCGGTTGGGCTGGTCGGGGCGGTGCGCTCCGGTCTCAACCCCACCCGTTGGCGTGGAGCCAGTCGTCGGAGATCCCGAAGTGATGTGCGATCTCATGGACCACCGTGATGGCGACCTCTGAGATCACCTCGTCCTCGCTGTCGCACATGTCGAGGATGGGCTCGCGATAGATGGTGATGGTGTCCGGAAGGGTGCCGCCGTAGTGGCTGTCGCGTTCGGTCAGTGCGATTCCGTAGTACAGCCCGAGCAGGTCTGGTTCCTCGGGATGGTGCGGCTCGACGAGGACCACCACGTTGTTCATCGCAGCAGCGAGTTCTTCGGGGATGGTGTCGAGCGCATCGGACACCAGTTCGTCGAACGCTTTGTCCGACATGACAACCGGCATCGGTCAGCCACCACCGCCGCCGGCCGGCGCCGGGGTCTCGATCGGATTGGGTTCGATACCGGGGGGCAGTGGCACCGGTGATGGGATGAGGCGTCCAGGAGGCTCGACGGGCGGCGGGGTCGGCACCTTGCCGTTGATGAGCAGGTTTCCGGCCGCGGCGTCGCCGACCAGCGTGGCGAATCCACCTTGATCGGGTAAGCCGATGTAACACACCACTTTTCGGCTACCGGCCAGCCAACTCGGCTCGGCGAGTGTGGACCACTGCAGGTTGAGGGTGGTCTGCGTCAGCTTGTCGGGGCCGCCGAGGAACTGGCTGGTGACGTCGGGGCAGGTGGTCTTGAGGTAGTTGTCCTGTTCGGCCACAGGGGGATACGGCGCACCGGCCCCCGTGGGGTCGAACCTCGCCGAGAGGTCGACCACAGATGTGACCTGAAAAGCGTGCGGCTCAGCGCAATCCACCGGATCGGTGGGCTTGCGGGTGGCCGGGTCGATCCCGATGCAGGTGCCCTCGGGCCACTGCTGCGACTGGTCCTGGTCCCGCACCAGACCGGCGAACGGCTTCAAT is a window from the Williamsia sp. DF01-3 genome containing:
- a CDS encoding histidine phosphatase family protein, whose product is MSSLHLVRHGETTSNVLQRLDTALPGAGLTDFGARQAARYALERPDVTDPVLFSSRARRARQTADLIGSVWDVENQVLDGLHEVQVGDLEDQTSEDAHKVFSTTVRSWFAGDLGARLPGGESLNDVYERFLPVIEDIADRYLQADGSGPDVHLVSHGAAIRLVAARLVNMPTEFALAHHLGNTGSIELTRTEDGWTCLRWGSELPPFRRDDEPELARDPMG
- a CDS encoding metallopeptidase family protein, producing the protein MPVVMSDKAFDELVSDALDTIPEELAAAMNNVVVLVEPHHPEEPDLLGLYYGIALTERDSHYGGTLPDTITIYREPILDMCDSEDEVISEVAITVVHEIAHHFGISDDWLHANGWG
- a CDS encoding septum formation family protein, whose translation is MVDRDGRRDRLGHVLRHPVRVLLAAILVGAVICAGVVAVLGGFDDPGKVDGEEIGDAKTSARSSPFSESVAGDCLTWPVDLPAKQSKVDCTAEHMFEVAGSVDTAAYPGVQFGEDAPWPTAEQFTAIRDEHCPVVVNNYLGGQLDPAGRFSVGLMYPSQQQWTDGERSLRCGLQLSGTTGTLKPFAGLVRDQDQSQQWPEGTCIGIDPATRKPTDPVDCAEPHAFQVTSVVDLSARFDPTGAGAPYPPVAEQDNYLKTTCPDVTSQFLGGPDKLTQTTLNLQWSTLAEPSWLAGSRKVVCYIGLPDQGGFATLVGDAAAGNLLINGKVPTPPPVEPPGRLIPSPVPLPPGIEPNPIETPAPAGGGGG